The proteins below are encoded in one region of Coffea arabica cultivar ET-39 chromosome 4c, Coffea Arabica ET-39 HiFi, whole genome shotgun sequence:
- the LOC113739943 gene encoding peptidyl-prolyl cis-trans isomerase CYP26-2, chloroplastic: MIYESYGRNTSRNRARIQPNKMWSNQKLMQHSPQLLQPPALPPPQTQTISIKQCCKVSRRELAICTNSSLLLLLGSQTVEPLHHSRARAEEIEDTSKETEQLVESEENEVPRNSELVESEVVPPSTEQPVESEDDPQKTEQLAPEDDSKKTADPCGEQNPTQRAFLEVSIDGVPLGRIVIGLYSDSVPFGTARFSDLVSGAAGISYRRKEFVKITPNYVQHSGVRSYGVDAELARKAGSNLAADRLTDEWEKQYAACPGTKNLAKSIGIVVRDPSKPPPKLKLIARKGKLEIDQEQVGVDPNGTEFVIAIKDSPELDASTLVIGRVLEGMDVVEKIGQVKTVQENTSSPYFRVAKLIGDKRAVVAERGFNRPYSKVLITNCGLIK, encoded by the exons ATGATTTATGAAAGTTATGGGAGAAACACCAGCAGAAACAGAGCTAGAATACAACCGAATAAAATGTGGTCAAATCAGAAACTGATGCAGCACTCACCCCAGTTGCTTCAACCCCCAGCACTACCTCCTCCACAAACTCAAACCATAAGTATCAAGCAATGCTGTAAAGTCTCGCGCAGAGAACTTGCAATTTGCACCAACTCATCTTTGCTATTACTCTTAGGCTCACAGACAGTGGAGCCATTGCACCATTCAAGAGCAAGAGCGGAGGAAATTGAGGATACAAGTAAAGAAACTGAGCAGCTTGTGGAAAGTGAGGAAAATGAAGTTCCTAGGAACTCTGAACTTGTGGAAAGTGAGGTTGTTCCTCCAAGCACCGAACAACCAGTGGAAAGTGAGGATGATCCTCAAAAAACTGAACAACTTGCCCCAGAAGACGATTCAAAGAAAACTGCAGATCCCTGTGGAGAACAAAATCCAACCCAGAGGGCATTTCTTGAAGTGTCAATTGATGGCGTGCCTCTTGGTAGAATTGTGATCGGGCTATACAGTGATAGTGTTCCATTTGGTACAGCCCGATTCAGTGATCTTGTCAGTGGTGCAGCGGGCATTAGTTatagaagaaaagaatttgTTAAGATCACGCCAAACTATGTCCAACATAGCGGAGTGAGATCATATGGTGTTGATGCTGAGCTTGCGAGGAAGGCTGGAAGCAATTTGGCTGCTGACAGACTCACAGATGAATGGGAAAAGCAGTATGCGGCTTGTCCAGGGACAAAGAATTTGGCCAAAAGCATTGGCATTGTAGTGAGGGATCCTTCAAAACCACCACCCAAGTTGAAATTGATTGCAcgcaaagggaagctagagatTGATCAAGAACAGGTGGGAGTGGATCCTAATGGGACAGAATTTGTCATTGCTATTAAAGACTCGCCTGAACTAGATGCATCAACATTAGTGATTGGAAGAGTATTGGAAGGAATGGACGTTGTTGAGAAGATTGGCCAAGTGAAGACAGTACAGGAGAATACCAGTTCTCCCTATTTCAG GGTAGCAAAGTTGATAGGAGACAAAAGGGCTGTTGTAGCAGAGAGAGGCTTTAATCGACCATATTCAAAGGTGTTGATTACCAATTGTGGGTTGATAAAATGA
- the LOC113738809 gene encoding single-stranded DNA-binding protein, mitochondrial-like: MASSLSRTLCRRLLLSNPRSKPSTLSYSFCSKSFSFMDASSESDEPSAVNSVHSDAESPAPSSSSVSSSDSTKQQRVIRSRPLENGLDVGIYKAVLIGLVGQAPLQKKLRNGRAVTLLSLGTGGIRNNRRPFDNEEPREFADRCAVQWHRVAVYPERLGALTVKHAVPGSVLYVEGNLETKIFNDPITGLVRRIREIAIRRNGRLVFLGQGSENQKPSQGDLRSVGYY; the protein is encoded by the exons ATGGCGTCTTCACTCTCAAGGACACTTTGCCGTAGACTTCTTCTCTCAAACCCCAGATCAAAGCCCTCGACTCTCTCTTATTCCTTTTGCTCAAAAAGCTTTTCTTTTATGGACGCCTCCTCAGAGTCGGACGAACCCTCCGCTGTCAATTCGGTCCATTCCGATGCTGAGTCACCAGCCCCCTCTTCATCTTCTGTTTCTTCCTCAGACTCAACTAAGCAGCAACGCGTCATTCGGAGTCGTCCCCTCGAAAATGGGTTGGATGTTGGCATTTACAAG GCTGTATTGATTGGTCTGGTGGGGCAGGCTCCTCTTCAGAAGAAGTTAAGGAATGGGAGAGCAGTCACTCTGCTGTCGCTTGGGACAGGTGGTATTCGGAACAATAGGAGGCCATTTGATAATGAGGAGCCTAGAGAATTTGCAGATAGGTGTGCAGTTCAATGGCACAGGGTTGCAGTTTATCCTGAGAGGTTAGGAGCGCTAACTGTGAAGCATGCTGTACCAGG GTCAGTCTTGTACGTGGAAGGAAATCTGGAGACTAAGATATTTAATGATCCAATAACTGGTCTAGTTCGACGTATACGAGAGATTGCAATACGCCGAAATG GTCGGCTGGTGTTTTTGGGACAAGGAAGTGAAAACCAGAAACCATCACAAGGAGATCTGAGAAGTGTTGGCTATTATTAA